A part of Cervus elaphus chromosome 11, mCerEla1.1, whole genome shotgun sequence genomic DNA contains:
- the MRPL35 gene encoding 39S ribosomal protein L35, mitochondrial, protein MAVSVFAGAVRAGSGILRPLNILASSAYRNCTKNACLNSVLSSRHFSHIQTPVVSSAPRLITSVRNLTCGQTATVLNRMALLLPNVLKPPVRTVTYYSSRKGKRKTVKAVIYRFLRLHSGLWLRRKAGYKKKLWKKTVARKRRLREFVFCSKTQSKLLDKMTTSFWKRRNWYADDPYQMYHDRTNLKV, encoded by the exons ATGGCGGTCTCCGTGTTCGCCGGTGCGGTGAGAGCAGGCTCCG gAATTTTACGGCCCCTGAACATTTTGGCATCTTCAGCCTATCGAAACTGCACCAAAAATGCCTGTCTTAATTCTGTCCTGTCCTCCCGACATTTCAGTCATATTCAGACACCAGTTGTGTCCTCTGCTCCCAGACTGATCACATCTGTCAGAAACCTGACATGTGGGCAGACTGCCACAGTCCTCAATAG aaTGGCCCTCTTGCTCCCAAACGTCCTGAAGCCACCAGTCAGAACTGTAACATACTACAGTTCAAGAAAAGGCAAGAGGAAGACTGTGAAAGCTGTCATCTATAGGTTTCTTCGACTTCATAGTGGCCTGTGGCTAAGGAGGAAG GCTGGTTATaagaaaaaattatggaaaaagaCGGTTGCAAGAAAAAGACGCTTGAGGGAATTTGTCTTCTGCAGTAAAACCCAGAGTAAGCTCTTAGATAAAATGACAACGTCTTTCTGGAAGAGGCGAAACTGGTATGCTGATGATCCTTATCAGATGTATCACGATCGAACAAACTTGAAAGTATAG